The Chitinophaga caeni genome segment ATATCGGGATTATCTGCCAATTGCGCTAAAAACTCCGGGTAGTTCAAACCATCGAAATAGATAGTTTCTTCGCTGGCCACGAGGTAGCGGCAATACTCCCTAAACTGGTAGCCGGTTTCCATCATTTGCATGCAACAGGCATTGTAAGCCAGGATATCCAGCTTATCGCCCCGTCTTTTGCTAAATACAGCTTTCAGAGCCATCCTTAATTTTTCATGCGACAGGAAACTAATTTGCTTCTCCTTCAGTACTTTATAATGATTATTATATACTTCCGGCAAGCGGTGCGAGGTAGGCGTAATAATAAAAGCGCCGGGGCTTTCATCATCATCATCGTCGTCAAGACTCAGCTTATTGATATCAGAAGTTTTATAAATCAGCGCTTCCCTGGTAATCCTGTAATTGGGAGAATGCCTGCGATCCAGGGTGAGCGTACTAAGATCGTTTTCTAATATCCGCCCCTGGTGCGACAAAACACCTGTATATTTTGGCAATACAATTTCATCTTCCTCGGGTTCCAGCTCACCTTCAAAAACCCCTACACCCATACCGTGCGACCATAATACGAGCATATACTTCTCTGCCGGGTATTCATTTTTAGCCCAATAAAGGTATTCAGCCATCGTTTCGGCTTCGCCCATATCCACATTTCCCAGGTCCAATAGCGCGTTAGTTGGATGCGGAACCACGTCTTTTTGCACATGGAAACGCATTGCCCTGTAATCAACGGGATGTTCCGTATCGTTCCAGTTCCTGT includes the following:
- a CDS encoding clostripain-related cysteine peptidase → MKAEWTIMFYIYSVDHSIKYAKKLLKALAAIGSRKDMNIVIQFYRNWNDTEHPVDYRAMRFHVQKDVVPHPTNALLDLGNVDMGEAETMAEYLYWAKNEYPAEKYMLVLWSHGMGVGVFEGELEPEEDEIVLPKYTGVLSHQGRILENDLSTLTLDRRHSPNYRITREALIYKTSDINKLSLDDDDDDESPGAFIITPTSHRLPEVYNNHYKVLKEKQISFLSHEKLRMALKAVFSKRRGDKLDILAYNACCMQMMETGYQFREYCRYLVASEETIYFDGLNYPEFLAQLADNPDITAEAMSYKMIETFSAQYPKYQHDYLTMSMVDLKISSKTAQYISEFAEELFDHVERYAPAIKAARYKCKHFGWKYFNSYIDINWWLTNFYEHLPKKDPMIKKSQRLIERVNPGYVLAAFNGEKRKPIPSLERSYGANGLSIYFPISERDHADNQEFVRLFFNQERAEAYDFVLDTMWDDFVFKYLDYADKYL